One Methanobacterium sp. genomic region harbors:
- the atwA gene encoding methyl coenzyme M reductase system, component A2 produces MPFIEIKNVSKRFNDVNVLKNINMTVNEGTVLGILGRSGSGKSVLINMLRGMKEYKPDEGQIIYNVAICPDCLRVEPPSMENNTCKCGGKFEAQRVDFWNCDRKIFASLRRRISIMLQRSFALYEDDTVIDNVIKSIEGRDEEDKMYMAIDLIEMTHMTHRITHIARDLSGGEKQRVVLARQMGKEPMVFLADEPTGTLDPQTAELLHQTLREGVKNKGTTMVITSHWPEVMRTLSDYVIWLENGEIIHEGDPETVVQTFLDSVPLPEKIETPDTGEPILELENIKKHYYSIERGVVKAVDGVSLNVNEGEIFGIVGLSGAGKTTLSRIIYGLTEPSSGKIEMKLGDDWIDMTKPGPLFRGRVKPYMGILHQEYSLYPHRTVLGNLTEAISLDLPAEFAKMKAIYVLKAVGFDEKYASQLLDKAPDELSGGERHRVALAQVLIKEPRVIILDEPTGTMDPITRVQVTDSIRKAREELNQTFIIISHDMDFVLDVCDKASLMRGGKILKTGLPEEIVEDLTAKEKNKMLKKE; encoded by the coding sequence ATGCCATTTATAGAAATAAAAAATGTTTCAAAAAGATTCAATGACGTAAACGTCTTAAAAAACATTAACATGACTGTAAACGAAGGAACAGTTCTAGGTATTCTTGGAAGAAGCGGATCAGGAAAATCAGTTTTAATAAACATGCTTCGTGGAATGAAAGAATACAAGCCAGATGAGGGCCAGATAATTTACAATGTTGCGATTTGTCCAGACTGCTTGAGAGTTGAACCCCCATCAATGGAAAACAACACATGCAAATGCGGAGGAAAATTTGAAGCACAACGCGTGGACTTCTGGAACTGTGATAGAAAAATTTTTGCAAGCTTAAGGCGCAGAATATCCATAATGCTACAACGGTCATTTGCCCTCTATGAAGATGATACAGTAATAGACAATGTTATAAAATCCATTGAAGGCCGTGATGAAGAAGATAAGATGTATATGGCTATAGACCTTATTGAAATGACCCATATGACACACCGGATAACACATATTGCAAGGGATTTAAGTGGTGGGGAAAAACAGAGAGTAGTACTTGCAAGGCAGATGGGTAAAGAACCCATGGTCTTTCTTGCAGATGAACCCACAGGTACATTAGATCCGCAAACAGCAGAGCTGTTACATCAAACTTTACGTGAAGGTGTTAAAAATAAGGGTACCACCATGGTTATAACTTCTCACTGGCCAGAAGTTATGAGAACACTTTCTGATTATGTAATATGGCTTGAAAATGGTGAAATAATCCATGAAGGAGATCCTGAAACAGTTGTACAAACATTTTTAGACAGCGTTCCACTGCCTGAGAAAATAGAAACACCAGATACAGGAGAACCTATACTTGAACTGGAAAATATTAAAAAACATTATTATTCCATTGAAAGAGGAGTTGTAAAAGCTGTAGATGGAGTAAGTCTCAATGTTAACGAAGGTGAAATCTTTGGAATAGTTGGTTTAAGTGGTGCAGGTAAAACCACGCTCTCCAGAATAATTTACGGCCTAACAGAGCCCAGCTCCGGCAAAATAGAGATGAAACTCGGAGATGATTGGATCGACATGACCAAACCAGGTCCCTTATTCAGAGGTAGGGTAAAACCTTACATGGGAATACTTCATCAAGAATACAGTCTTTATCCACATAGAACTGTTTTAGGCAATCTCACAGAAGCAATAAGTTTAGACTTACCTGCAGAATTTGCAAAAATGAAAGCAATATACGTTCTCAAAGCTGTAGGATTTGATGAAAAATATGCTTCACAATTATTAGATAAAGCCCCTGATGAATTAAGTGGTGGTGAACGTCACAGAGTTGCCCTGGCTCAAGTTTTAATAAAAGAACCTCGCGTTATAATCCTTGACGAGCCAACAGGTACCATGGATCCAATAACCAGAGTACAGGTTACAGATTCTATAAGAAAAGCACGTGAAGAGCTTAATCAAACTTTCATTATAATATCGCATGATATGGACTTTGTACTGGACGTATGTGACAAAGCATCCCTTATGAGAGGAGGCAAAATCCTTAAAACAGGGCTCCCTGAAGAAATCGTGGAGGATTTGACAGCTAAAGAAAAGAATAAGATGTTAAAAAAAGAATAA
- a CDS encoding DUF2124 domain-containing protein, translating to MEKINEFKGINGNLLAFKDAVGDAEKITFAGTPGVCTPFAELFAYVVRDKESVFVTLTDIESAKKMEITPQGMQLSEPADPQADVVALLGGLSMPKSNVTVDEVNEMIDNILKKDGKVIGLCYMDMFKEAGWLDKINFDCIINGILTGYVLKK from the coding sequence ATGGAAAAAATTAATGAATTTAAGGGAATAAATGGAAACCTTCTAGCATTTAAAGATGCAGTAGGTGACGCAGAGAAAATAACATTTGCAGGAACTCCCGGAGTATGTACTCCATTTGCAGAACTTTTTGCATATGTTGTGCGGGATAAAGAATCAGTTTTTGTTACATTAACTGACATAGAAAGTGCCAAAAAGATGGAAATTACTCCTCAGGGAATGCAATTATCTGAACCGGCTGATCCTCAAGCGGATGTTGTAGCACTTCTTGGAGGGCTGAGTATGCCCAAATCCAATGTTACAGTTGATGAAGTAAATGAGATGATTGACAACATATTGAAAAAAGATGGTAAAGTCATTGGACTTTGTTACATGGATATGTTTAAAGAAGCAGGGTGGCTGGATAAGATAAACTTTGACTGCATAATAAATGGCATATTGACTGGATACGTTCTAAAAAAATAA
- the thiC gene encoding phosphomethylpyrimidine synthase has protein sequence MTQMDEAKKGIITEEMKAVAAAEGVSEEFIRKSVAQGTIAIPSNVNREVKAVGIGAGLRTKVNATIGTSTDICDFDMEEEKARVAMAYQADTLMELSVGGDLDEIRRRILKISDIPVGSVPVYQAAIETIREKGSAIYMDEDIMFKSIEKQAKDGIDFMAIHCSVNRETLKRLKRQGREGGLVSRGGAFVSAWMVENDLENPLYKNFDYILEIAKEYDFCMSMANAMRAGALADSTDRAAVQELIVLGELIDRAREAGVQTIVEGPGHIPINEIPANVILQKKLCRQAPFYMLGPIVTDIAAGYDHIVSSIGAATSAGAGADFICYVTPAEHLALPDAKDVKEGVIATRIGAYVGDMQKGIHNGEKDLVMANARKKLNWEAQFDSAMCPAEARRIRDERPPAEEDTCTMCGSYCAVKIVNEWLDEADTDVFD, from the coding sequence ATGACACAAATGGATGAAGCAAAAAAAGGCATAATTACAGAGGAAATGAAGGCAGTAGCAGCTGCTGAGGGTGTTTCAGAGGAATTTATCAGGAAATCTGTTGCTCAGGGAACCATAGCCATTCCAAGTAACGTTAACAGAGAAGTTAAAGCTGTAGGTATTGGAGCAGGACTAAGAACTAAAGTAAATGCAACAATTGGAACTTCAACAGATATCTGTGACTTTGATATGGAAGAAGAAAAAGCCAGAGTAGCTATGGCTTATCAAGCTGACACTTTAATGGAACTTTCTGTAGGCGGAGATCTTGATGAAATCAGAAGAAGGATCCTCAAAATCTCAGATATTCCAGTAGGAAGCGTACCTGTTTATCAGGCAGCTATCGAAACAATAAGGGAAAAAGGTTCTGCAATTTACATGGATGAAGACATAATGTTTAAATCCATCGAAAAACAGGCAAAAGACGGTATTGACTTTATGGCTATTCACTGTAGTGTAAACCGTGAAACTCTTAAAAGATTAAAAAGACAGGGCCGTGAAGGTGGGCTTGTAAGTAGAGGAGGGGCATTTGTATCTGCATGGATGGTAGAAAACGACCTGGAAAACCCATTATACAAAAACTTTGACTATATTCTCGAAATAGCTAAAGAATATGATTTCTGTATGTCCATGGCAAACGCTATGAGAGCTGGAGCACTAGCAGACTCTACAGACCGTGCTGCAGTTCAGGAACTCATTGTACTTGGAGAATTAATTGACAGGGCAAGGGAAGCAGGAGTCCAAACTATCGTGGAAGGACCCGGACACATCCCAATAAACGAAATTCCAGCAAATGTCATACTCCAGAAAAAATTGTGCAGGCAAGCACCGTTCTATATGTTAGGACCAATTGTAACTGATATTGCTGCAGGATACGACCATATAGTATCTTCAATTGGTGCAGCAACATCTGCAGGTGCAGGAGCAGATTTCATCTGTTATGTAACACCAGCAGAACACCTTGCATTACCAGATGCAAAAGATGTTAAAGAAGGAGTAATTGCAACAAGAATTGGTGCATACGTTGGAGATATGCAAAAAGGTATACACAACGGTGAAAAAGACCTTGTAATGGCCAACGCACGTAAAAAACTTAACTGGGAGGCACAGTTCGACTCTGCAATGTGTCCTGCAGAAGCAAGGAGAATAAGGGACGAAAGGCCGCCAGCGGAAGAAGATACATGTACAATGTGCGGAAGCTACTGTGCAGTTAAGATTGTAAATGAATGGTTAGACGAAGCAGACACAGACGTGTTTGATTAA
- the lysS gene encoding lysine--tRNA ligase translates to MKHWIENVADSLSERDVPEHVIASGTSISGSIHIGNSCDVFIANAVTKALKNQGAPAEVIWIADDYDPLRKVPYPLPPEYEKYLGIPYAHIPCPEGCCENFVEHFKKPFIDTLDDFGISLKEYSGEKMYKEGIYNDYIRIALENAPKIREIFNKYREHALADDWLPYNPICEECGRINTTFAYGYEDDIVHYRCNCGHEGSMDIKSGKGKLTWRVEWAARWKILGITCEPFGKDHAASGGSYDVSSVISQEIFNYPAPYPVPYEWITLKGDAMSKSKGVFFTPGQWLEIGKPETLNYFLFRSKPLKHKDFNPEMPFLDFIDQYDRVERIYYGFEEPASQKEGEKSKKIYEMSQIELKDEMPFQPSYRFMTVAYQIADGDIKKVFEILKKNSQLPENIDNVDFENLDEEDLKNLEMRMNHVTNWLNTYAPEFVKFSVMKKIPKLPLGEDQTEFLLKLADLLEENEYTAEELHDEMYNLLTELDMKPQKAFQAIYKIIIGKKQGPRAASFVLSLDTDFVVKRFRMEA, encoded by the coding sequence TTGAAACATTGGATTGAAAATGTTGCAGATAGTTTAAGCGAAAGAGATGTACCAGAGCATGTGATTGCAAGTGGAACATCCATATCCGGTTCAATACATATTGGAAATTCCTGCGACGTGTTTATCGCGAATGCGGTTACAAAAGCTCTAAAGAACCAGGGAGCTCCTGCAGAAGTTATATGGATTGCAGACGACTACGATCCACTCAGAAAAGTTCCATATCCCCTTCCACCAGAATATGAAAAATATTTAGGTATACCATATGCACATATTCCCTGCCCTGAAGGGTGCTGTGAAAATTTCGTAGAACACTTTAAAAAACCATTCATCGATACACTTGACGACTTTGGAATATCTTTAAAGGAATATTCCGGAGAAAAGATGTACAAAGAAGGAATATACAACGATTATATACGAATAGCATTAGAAAATGCCCCTAAAATAAGGGAAATATTCAATAAGTACAGGGAACATGCCCTTGCAGATGATTGGCTTCCATACAATCCAATTTGTGAAGAATGTGGACGGATAAATACTACCTTCGCCTACGGTTATGAAGATGATATCGTTCATTACAGATGTAACTGTGGCCACGAAGGATCTATGGATATTAAATCAGGAAAAGGGAAACTTACGTGGCGTGTTGAATGGGCTGCAAGATGGAAAATACTCGGCATTACATGCGAACCATTTGGAAAAGACCATGCAGCAAGTGGGGGATCATACGACGTAAGCAGCGTAATATCACAGGAAATATTCAATTATCCTGCACCTTACCCCGTACCTTACGAATGGATAACTCTTAAGGGAGATGCAATGTCCAAATCTAAAGGTGTTTTCTTTACACCAGGACAGTGGCTCGAAATAGGCAAACCAGAAACTCTTAATTATTTCTTATTCCGTAGTAAACCATTAAAACATAAAGATTTTAACCCAGAAATGCCATTTCTAGACTTTATTGACCAGTATGATCGTGTTGAAAGAATATATTATGGATTTGAAGAACCTGCATCCCAAAAAGAAGGGGAAAAATCTAAAAAGATTTATGAAATGTCACAAATTGAACTTAAGGACGAAATGCCATTCCAGCCATCCTACAGGTTCATGACAGTAGCATATCAAATTGCAGATGGAGACATAAAAAAGGTCTTTGAGATACTTAAAAAGAATTCACAGCTTCCAGAAAATATTGATAATGTGGACTTTGAGAACTTAGATGAAGAGGATCTTAAAAATCTCGAAATGAGGATGAATCATGTTACAAACTGGCTTAATACATATGCCCCTGAGTTTGTAAAGTTCAGTGTTATGAAGAAGATTCCTAAATTACCACTCGGTGAAGACCAAACAGAATTCCTGCTCAAACTCGCAGATCTTCTTGAGGAGAATGAATATACAGCAGAAGAATTGCATGATGAAATGTACAATCTTCTCACTGAATTAGATATGAAACCTCAAAAGGCATTCCAGGCCATTTATAAGATCATAATTGGTAAAAAACAAGGCCCAAGGGCAGCTTCATTTGTTCTATCCCTTGATACAGACTTTGTTGTCAAAAGATTTAGAATGGAAGCCTGA
- a CDS encoding PQQ-dependent sugar dehydrogenase — protein MDNDIEKRWWVFPRFKIELMVSGLDLPVNLAFVPNPTDDTNEPLLYVTELYGQIKAITNDWKVHTYAENLLNYEANHEFPGTGESGVTGICVEPQTGDLFITMLYEENGEPKNKLIRTKSKNGLKIDSTETLLDNIPSIKAAHQIQAVTVGFDGKLYVNLGEGMVHPEVAQDDNELRGKVLRMNLDGSIPEDNPDPDSLVYAKGFRNPFGATWRKSDKSLYISDNGPAYDDRIAKVEAGKNYGWPQSMRKNSLFWWHFTHGPTALAFMQNDEFPFDFEDELFVALFGGSYVKGESIKGKKIVKMKLNEDATAVKSYDEFVRYIGEGAASPCGLAFGPGGLYFTDLHGEENGFARASSGNIYRVTSIIKGEGEIIVPYTKENAAKCLCPGCPTLNECMRNRNQRLFCAGGKTECELERKGCLCGECPIESQYGLTDFYYCDEGAAKK, from the coding sequence ATGGATAACGATATAGAAAAAAGATGGTGGGTATTTCCGAGGTTTAAAATAGAATTAATGGTTTCAGGATTAGATTTACCTGTTAATCTAGCATTTGTCCCCAATCCAACAGATGACACCAATGAACCTCTTTTGTATGTTACAGAACTTTATGGACAAATTAAAGCCATAACAAATGATTGGAAAGTTCATACATATGCAGAAAATCTGTTAAATTATGAAGCAAATCATGAATTTCCAGGAACAGGAGAATCAGGAGTTACTGGGATTTGTGTTGAACCCCAAACCGGCGATTTATTCATAACAATGCTCTATGAAGAGAATGGAGAACCCAAAAATAAATTAATAAGAACCAAAAGTAAAAATGGGCTGAAAATAGATTCTACAGAAACACTTCTGGATAATATACCTTCTATTAAAGCTGCACATCAAATTCAAGCTGTTACTGTTGGATTTGACGGTAAATTATATGTAAACCTTGGAGAAGGAATGGTTCACCCAGAAGTTGCTCAGGATGACAACGAGCTAAGGGGTAAAGTTCTCAGGATGAATTTAGATGGCAGTATTCCAGAAGATAACCCTGATCCGGATAGTTTAGTGTATGCTAAAGGTTTTCGAAATCCTTTCGGTGCTACATGGCGTAAAAGTGATAAATCTCTTTATATTTCCGACAATGGACCTGCCTATGATGACAGAATTGCAAAGGTAGAAGCAGGAAAAAATTACGGCTGGCCACAGAGCATGCGTAAAAACAGCTTATTCTGGTGGCATTTTACTCATGGACCTACGGCACTTGCATTTATGCAGAATGATGAATTTCCTTTTGACTTTGAAGATGAACTATTTGTAGCTCTTTTTGGTGGATCATATGTAAAAGGTGAATCCATAAAAGGTAAGAAAATTGTAAAAATGAAACTTAATGAGGATGCTACCGCAGTTAAATCCTACGATGAATTTGTAAGATACATAGGTGAAGGCGCGGCAAGCCCATGTGGATTAGCCTTCGGACCTGGAGGATTATACTTCACAGACTTACATGGTGAAGAAAACGGATTTGCAAGGGCTTCCAGCGGGAACATATACAGAGTCACTTCCATAATAAAAGGAGAAGGGGAAATAATAGTTCCATATACTAAAGAAAATGCAGCTAAATGCCTTTGCCCTGGATGTCCAACTCTTAATGAATGTATGAGGAATAGAAATCAACGTCTTTTCTGTGCTGGGGGGAAAACTGAATGTGAACTTGAGAGAAAAGGTTGTCTTTGCGGTGAATGTCCCATTGAAAGCCAGTATGGATTAACTGACTTTTACTACTGCGATGAAGGGGCTGCTAAAAAGTAG
- a CDS encoding DUF2769 domain-containing protein: MAEEKIVDDTKENTELCLCPGCPTHNECMKDNTERIFCSRGKTNCDLEKRGCLCGTCPVERNYGLNDFYYCTEGAAKK; the protein is encoded by the coding sequence ATGGCAGAAGAAAAAATTGTTGATGATACCAAAGAAAATACTGAATTATGCCTTTGTCCAGGATGTCCAACTCATAATGAGTGTATGAAAGACAATACTGAACGAATATTCTGTTCAAGAGGGAAAACCAATTGTGATCTTGAAAAAAGAGGATGTCTTTGTGGTACATGTCCCGTTGAAAGAAACTATGGATTAAATGACTTTTACTACTGCACAGAAGGAGCTGCTAAAAAGTAA
- a CDS encoding FAD-dependent oxidoreductase — MDTITSVKGISSFSKLEKSQGHSLKEKYNTPLSQMKEIIKESSKADNLQNVHCHDVLIIGGGLTGLRASLQVSNAGINVAVVTKVHPLRSHSVAAQGGMNASLGNVPGEGGSIDSWEAHAYDTVKGSDYLADQDAVARMCREAPATVIELEHMGTVWSRLKNGKIAQRPFGGAGFPRTCYAADRTGHNVLHTLYEQVTWRNIPIYEEFFVTSLVHDSGRCIGCTAIEIMTGKVHGFVAKAVLIATGGFGRIFNKSTNALINTGDGQALALMAGVQLKDMEFVQFHPTTLYGTNILISEAARGEGGIIVNKDGERFMERYAPNSLDLAPRDVVARAMIQEISEGNAYDGDYFHLDLRHIGANLLMERLPGIRQIAMDFAGVDPIKDLIPVQPGQHYSMGGIDVDINGATSLLGLYAGGECACISVHGANRLGGNSLLETVVFGRLTADKIIEDISNIPEPDSRPVQSAMQKIDARINHILKKDNGKHLFSLMDDMAQTMFDKFGIFRDSKTMKDGLLEIKNMQNEISHVSIDNKDRAVNQALIRFFELEFMLHLAEAVGVGALKREESRGSHTRTDYPLRDDNNFLKHTIVSFHNGKMEISYKPVKLGMFKPKERVY, encoded by the coding sequence TTGGACACTATAACTTCTGTAAAAGGAATATCCTCTTTTTCTAAACTGGAAAAATCCCAAGGCCATTCATTAAAAGAAAAGTATAATACGCCCCTATCTCAAATGAAGGAGATTATAAAAGAATCTAGCAAAGCTGACAATTTGCAAAATGTTCATTGTCATGATGTCCTTATTATAGGCGGGGGGTTAACAGGGCTTCGAGCATCTTTACAGGTCTCAAATGCAGGAATTAATGTGGCTGTGGTTACAAAGGTCCATCCACTTCGATCCCATTCTGTTGCAGCCCAAGGTGGAATGAACGCTTCTCTTGGTAATGTTCCTGGTGAAGGAGGTAGCATTGACAGCTGGGAAGCACATGCTTATGATACTGTGAAAGGATCAGACTATTTAGCAGATCAGGATGCAGTTGCACGCATGTGCCGTGAAGCTCCTGCAACAGTAATCGAACTGGAACATATGGGAACCGTGTGGTCTAGGCTGAAAAATGGAAAAATTGCCCAGCGTCCTTTTGGGGGTGCAGGGTTTCCAAGGACGTGCTATGCAGCAGATCGTACAGGACACAACGTACTTCATACACTATATGAACAGGTTACATGGCGAAACATACCAATCTATGAAGAATTTTTTGTTACTTCGCTGGTACATGACAGCGGGCGGTGCATTGGATGCACTGCAATTGAAATCATGACTGGAAAGGTTCATGGATTTGTTGCAAAGGCAGTTCTCATAGCAACTGGAGGATTTGGTAGGATATTCAATAAATCAACAAATGCCCTCATCAACACCGGTGATGGACAGGCACTTGCACTCATGGCAGGCGTACAACTTAAAGATATGGAATTTGTTCAATTTCACCCCACAACCCTCTATGGAACTAACATTTTGATAAGTGAAGCGGCCCGTGGCGAAGGTGGAATTATTGTTAATAAAGATGGAGAGCGGTTCATGGAACGTTATGCCCCTAATTCACTAGATCTAGCTCCACGTGACGTCGTGGCCCGTGCTATGATTCAAGAAATTTCAGAAGGAAACGCTTATGATGGAGATTACTTCCATCTTGATCTCAGGCACATTGGTGCCAACCTCCTTATGGAAAGATTACCCGGAATACGGCAGATTGCTATGGATTTTGCAGGTGTAGACCCTATTAAAGATCTAATACCGGTTCAGCCAGGGCAGCACTATTCCATGGGAGGAATAGATGTAGATATTAACGGAGCAACGTCTCTTCTAGGGCTTTACGCTGGAGGAGAATGCGCATGTATTAGTGTTCATGGTGCAAACCGGCTCGGTGGAAATTCTCTCCTGGAAACCGTAGTGTTTGGACGTCTGACTGCAGATAAAATTATTGAAGATATTTCCAATATCCCCGAGCCAGATTCCAGACCAGTTCAATCTGCTATGCAGAAAATTGATGCAAGAATTAATCATATACTTAAAAAAGATAATGGAAAACATCTCTTTAGCTTGATGGATGATATGGCCCAGACAATGTTCGATAAATTTGGCATATTTCGCGACAGTAAAACCATGAAAGACGGGCTTTTAGAAATTAAAAACATGCAGAATGAAATTTCTCATGTCTCAATTGATAATAAAGATCGTGCCGTAAATCAAGCGCTTATACGGTTTTTTGAGCTTGAATTTATGCTTCATCTTGCCGAAGCAGTTGGAGTTGGTGCCCTTAAAAGAGAGGAGAGCCGCGGTTCTCATACCCGGACTGATTACCCATTACGCGATGATAATAACTTTTTGAAACATACTATTGTATCCTTTCACAATGGCAAAATGGAAATTTCTTATAAACCCGTTAAATTAGGCATGTTTAAACCAAAGGAGCGTGTTTATTAA